The Ancylobacter sp. WKF20 genome contains a region encoding:
- a CDS encoding 2-dehydro-3-deoxy-6-phosphogalactonate aldolase: MTASPRVPWPRLSRSLVAILRGLKPEETEAIVGALIEEGLEAIEIPLNSPDPFRSIERAAKLAPAGVLIGAGTVLETAEVDRLHDTGGRLMVSPNVDPAVIARAAGYGMVTMPGVLTPTEALAAVKAGASGLKFFPANHLGPSIIQAITVVLPPGTVVGAVGGVGEAEFAAYGAAGIRTFGLGSSLYRPGASASEVRAKARAIIAAYDAAFPRAEETPRAV, from the coding sequence ATGACCGCCTCACCCCGCGTGCCATGGCCGCGCCTCTCCCGCTCGCTGGTCGCCATCCTGCGCGGCCTCAAGCCCGAGGAGACCGAGGCCATTGTCGGCGCGCTGATCGAGGAAGGGCTGGAGGCGATCGAGATCCCTCTCAACTCGCCCGACCCGTTCCGCTCCATCGAGCGGGCGGCCAAGCTCGCCCCGGCGGGCGTGCTGATCGGCGCCGGCACGGTCCTGGAGACCGCCGAGGTTGATCGGTTGCATGATACCGGCGGGCGGCTGATGGTCAGCCCGAATGTCGACCCGGCGGTGATCGCCCGCGCCGCCGGCTACGGCATGGTGACCATGCCGGGCGTGCTCACCCCGACCGAGGCGCTGGCGGCCGTGAAGGCTGGTGCGTCGGGCCTGAAGTTCTTTCCGGCCAATCATCTCGGCCCGTCGATCATCCAGGCCATCACTGTCGTGCTGCCGCCCGGCACGGTGGTCGGCGCGGTCGGCGGCGTCGGCGAGGCCGAGTTCGCCGCCTATGGCGCGGCGGGCATACGCACCTTCGGCCTCGGCTCCAGCCTGTACCGGCCGGGCGCCAGCGCCAGCGAGGTTCGGGCGAAGGCGCGGGCGATCATCGCCGCCTATGACGCCGCCTTCCCCCGCGCAGAGGAGACACCGCGCGCCGTCTGA
- the chvE gene encoding multiple monosaccharide ABC transporter substrate-binding protein, producing the protein MKRLTERLTRRQITAALSALAVGAAGLAFAAPASAQEKATVGIAMPTKSSARWIADGDNMVKVLKERGYNTDLQYAEDDIPNQLSQIENMVTKGAKVLVIASIDGTTLSDVLKQAHDKGIKVIAYDRLIRETPNVDYYATFDNFQVGVLQAQSLLKGLGYPENKGPFNIELFGGSPDDNNAYFFYDGALSVLKPLIDNGTLKIPSGQTGMDKVSTLRWDGATAQARMDNLLSAYYSDKTLNGVLSPYDGLSIGILSSLKGVGYGSGKMKMPVVTGQDAEVPSMKSILAGEQYSTIFKDTRELAKVTADMVDATLSGKQPTVNDTKTYNNGVKVVPSYLLKPVVVDKSNWEPVLIGSGYYKPGQIN; encoded by the coding sequence ATGAAACGCCTGACCGAACGCCTGACCCGCCGCCAGATCACCGCCGCCCTCTCCGCCCTCGCTGTCGGCGCGGCGGGCCTCGCCTTCGCCGCACCGGCGAGCGCGCAGGAAAAGGCGACGGTCGGCATCGCCATGCCCACCAAGTCCTCCGCCCGCTGGATCGCCGATGGCGACAACATGGTGAAGGTGCTCAAGGAGCGCGGCTACAACACCGATCTGCAATATGCCGAGGACGACATCCCCAACCAGCTCTCGCAGATCGAGAACATGGTGACCAAGGGCGCCAAGGTGCTGGTGATTGCCTCGATCGACGGCACCACCCTCTCCGACGTGCTGAAGCAGGCGCATGACAAGGGCATCAAGGTCATCGCCTATGACCGCCTGATCCGCGAAACGCCGAATGTCGACTATTACGCGACCTTCGACAATTTCCAGGTCGGCGTGCTGCAGGCGCAGTCTCTGCTGAAGGGCCTCGGCTATCCCGAGAACAAGGGACCGTTCAACATCGAGCTGTTCGGCGGCTCGCCGGACGACAACAACGCCTACTTCTTCTACGATGGCGCTCTCTCGGTGCTGAAGCCGCTGATCGACAACGGCACGCTGAAGATCCCCTCGGGCCAGACGGGCATGGACAAGGTCTCGACCCTGCGCTGGGACGGCGCCACCGCCCAGGCGCGCATGGATAACCTCTTGAGCGCCTACTACTCCGACAAGACGCTCAACGGCGTGCTCTCGCCCTATGACGGCCTGTCCATCGGCATCCTCTCCTCGCTCAAGGGCGTGGGCTATGGTTCCGGCAAGATGAAGATGCCCGTCGTCACCGGCCAGGACGCGGAAGTGCCGTCGATGAAGTCGATCCTCGCCGGCGAGCAGTACTCGACCATCTTCAAGGACACGCGCGAACTCGCCAAGGTGACGGCCGACATGGTCGACGCCACGCTGTCGGGCAAGCAGCCCACCGTGAACGACACCAAGACCTACAATAACGGCGTGAAGGTGGTGCCTTCTTACCTCCTCAAGCCCGTCGTGGTCGACAAGAGCAACTGGGAACCCGTGCTGATCGGCTCCGGCTACTACAAGCCTGGCCAGATCAACTGA